The nucleotide window GACCCCCTCGCCTTCTTCCCGGCCGGCGAGCCGCGACAGCAGGGCGGCCGCTGCGGCTCAGGTCGCCGCGCTCGATCCGCGGACGCTGGACCTCCTGGGACGCTTTCTGCGGGAGCGGGGAGCGAGCCGCAACCTTTCGCAGTACACCCTCCGCAACTATCGCGCTGACATCCTCCCCTTCCTGGCCCACCTGGCAGAGCGGGAGGTCGACCCGCTCCAGGCGGCACGGGGCGACCTGCGCCGCTATCTGGCGCGCCTGGTGAGCGCAGGCACGGCGGCGGCGAGCGTGACGCGCAAGGTCAGCACCATTCGCGGCTTCTACAAGTATCTGCGCGCCGAGGGCGTGATCGATAACGACCCCTTCTACGGGGTCAAGGGGCCCCAGAAGCCGCGGCGACTGCCGAAGTTCCTCTCGGAGGAGGAGGTCGGCAGGCTCATCGCGGCCGCTGACAGTAGCGAGCCGGCCGGCATGCGCGACCGAGCGCTACTGGAGCTCCTGTACGGGGCGGGTCTGCGGGTGAGCGAGGTCGCGGGCCTGGACGTCGCCGACGTGGACCTTCGGGACCGGGTGGCCCGCGTGCGGGGCAAGGGCCAAAAGGAGCGCATCTGCGTCTTCGGCGCTCCGGCGGAGGCGGCGCTGGCCCGCTATCTGCGCCACGGGCGTCCGGCGCTTGCGGCGGCGAAGGAGCCGGCGCTATTCCTCAACCGTTTCGGCGGGCGGCTTTCCGCCCGCTCGGTGCAGATGCTCGTGCGTGGCTACGCCGCCAAGGCGGGTATTCCCCGGGAGGTGCATCCGCACCTCCTGCGTCATAGCTTCGCCACGCACCTCCTCGATGGCGGAGCGGACCTGCGCGTGGTGCAGGAACTCCTGGGACACGAAAGCCCCAACACGACTCAGGTCTATCTCTCCGTGACCGAGTCCCGAAAGCGGGCGGCCATGGAGGAGGCCCTGGAGGGCCTCCGGGAGGTGGAACTGCAGCGGGCCGCCCGCCGGCGCGCAGGAGGGAGCGCCAGAGCAGACTAGTCCGCCACTGCGAAGTGCTGTC belongs to Dehalococcoidia bacterium and includes:
- the xerA gene encoding site-specific tyrosine recombinase/integron integrase, which gives rise to MAFSPAGEARDPKRSTPSPSSRPASRDSRAAAAAQVAALDPRTLDLLGRFLRERGASRNLSQYTLRNYRADILPFLAHLAEREVDPLQAARGDLRRYLARLVSAGTAAASVTRKVSTIRGFYKYLRAEGVIDNDPFYGVKGPQKPRRLPKFLSEEEVGRLIAAADSSEPAGMRDRALLELLYGAGLRVSEVAGLDVADVDLRDRVARVRGKGQKERICVFGAPAEAALARYLRHGRPALAAAKEPALFLNRFGGRLSARSVQMLVRGYAAKAGIPREVHPHLLRHSFATHLLDGGADLRVVQELLGHESPNTTQVYLSVTESRKRAAMEEALEGLREVELQRAARRRAGGSARAD